The following are encoded together in the Weissella soli genome:
- the rpmF gene encoding 50S ribosomal protein L32, with product MAVPARKTSKNAKRSRRGGQGGLKTPTIHLNENGVYVRNHHVAADGTYNGKQVVAK from the coding sequence ATGGCAGTTCCTGCACGTAAGACTTCAAAGAATGCTAAGCGCTCACGTCGTGGTGGTCAAGGTGGTTTGAAGACCCCTACCATCCACTTGAACGAAAATGGTGTTTACGTACGTAACCACCACGTGGCCGCTGATGGCACTTACAATGGTAAGCAAGTTGTTGCTAAGTAA
- a CDS encoding MarR family winged helix-turn-helix transcriptional regulator, with amino-acid sequence MQLLDDYIDAYISTLKYLDEVVSEPAAEYGLSFEQYLIMHAIAESYDDITLTDIVEKRKVTRAAISRQIKMLMKKEYVYQETDCHDRRRQILRLTNEGKEVCEVVTNRVTNRWLSWEQAFGADRLQSFLDFVHDFEKVVVSKTRAQSHTIN; translated from the coding sequence ATGCAATTACTTGATGATTATATCGATGCTTACATTTCAACCCTCAAGTATTTGGATGAAGTTGTGTCTGAACCTGCAGCAGAGTATGGACTGTCTTTTGAACAATATTTGATTATGCATGCCATCGCCGAATCATACGACGATATCACACTTACTGACATTGTTGAGAAACGCAAAGTTACTCGAGCCGCAATTTCTCGCCAAATCAAAATGTTGATGAAAAAGGAATATGTCTATCAGGAAACTGATTGTCATGATCGTCGTCGGCAAATTCTGCGCCTGACTAATGAGGGCAAAGAAGTTTGTGAAGTTGTCACCAATCGTGTGACAAATCGCTGGTTATCTTGGGAGCAAGCATTTGGAGCAGATCGTCTGCAAAGCTTTTTAGACTTTGTACATGACTTCGAAAAAGTAGTTGTTTCTAAGACCAGAGCACAGTCGCATACTATTAACTAG
- a CDS encoding PTS transporter subunit IIC codes for METEYFSGNTKLQVKDFFFKVLSGSAQGILIGVLPSAVLKYLLKLFITPGVINWASQLSAILTLFTSFIPFLIGVAVALQFKMKPLDVGVTAIAVGAASGSIKWGSAVAGWVNPATGIKSVAPSTVYIASGAGDVINAMIVAAIAVLATWLVSKYLWGFGSVAIILSPIVVGGLVGLLGKYIAPYVGDITTWIGELIKTFTDLQPVPMAMLIAIAFSVIIVTPVSTVGIALAISLSGVGSAAAGVGVIATTVVLLINSIKVNKKGTSAAIFLGAMKGMMPSVFAKPQTLISFMITAAIAGIPVALFNAQGTPTSAGFGWIGMVSPVNSFVKDAADAAFINHYISPVLSLVIFFVIPVVAGLVVDFVSTKVGLYKPADFEQEI; via the coding sequence ATGGAAACTGAGTATTTTAGTGGCAACACAAAGCTTCAAGTAAAAGACTTCTTCTTTAAGGTATTGAGTGGTTCGGCACAAGGTATCTTGATTGGTGTTTTGCCATCAGCTGTTTTGAAATATCTCTTGAAGTTGTTTATTACACCCGGTGTAATAAATTGGGCTTCACAATTGTCAGCTATTTTGACTTTATTTACATCATTTATTCCATTTCTGATTGGTGTCGCAGTTGCTTTGCAATTTAAGATGAAGCCACTGGATGTCGGCGTGACTGCTATCGCGGTTGGTGCAGCTTCAGGGTCAATCAAATGGGGTTCTGCGGTGGCTGGCTGGGTTAACCCAGCTACTGGGATTAAGTCTGTTGCACCATCTACAGTGTATATTGCGAGTGGTGCGGGTGACGTGATTAACGCCATGATTGTCGCAGCCATTGCTGTCTTGGCAACGTGGTTAGTCTCAAAGTACCTTTGGGGCTTTGGTTCGGTTGCCATTATCTTGAGTCCCATCGTTGTTGGTGGTCTGGTCGGATTACTTGGTAAGTACATCGCCCCTTATGTTGGGGATATTACTACTTGGATTGGTGAACTCATTAAGACATTCACTGATCTACAACCGGTACCAATGGCAATGTTGATTGCGATTGCTTTCTCAGTGATTATCGTGACACCAGTTTCTACGGTCGGTATCGCTTTGGCCATTTCATTGTCAGGGGTTGGATCAGCCGCTGCGGGGGTGGGAGTTATTGCAACCACAGTCGTTCTGTTGATTAACTCAATTAAGGTAAACAAGAAGGGAACTTCAGCAGCCATCTTCTTGGGAGCAATGAAGGGCATGATGCCTTCCGTCTTTGCAAAGCCACAAACGTTGATTTCATTTATGATCACGGCTGCCATCGCCGGTATTCCAGTGGCTTTGTTTAACGCCCAAGGAACACCAACTTCAGCCGGATTTGGTTGGATTGGAATGGTATCACCCGTTAACTCATTCGTTAAGGATGCGGCTGATGCAGCTTTCATCAATCACTATATCAGCCCTGTACTCTCACTAGTCATTTTCTTTGTGATTCCAGTGGTTGCAGGTTTGGTTGTTGACTTCGTATCGACGAAGGTTGGTTTGTACAAGCCAGCTGACTTCGAACAAGAAATCTAA
- a CDS encoding D-2-hydroxyacid dehydrogenase produces MKIFAYGIRNDEIPYVEAWERTNPEIEVGYTQELLDPETAKLAAGADAAVVYQQLDYTRETLSALAAVGVTNLSLRNVGTDNIDFDAAREFNFNVSNVPVYSPNAIAEHAAIQVAALLSQAKVMENKIQSHDLRWEPTIRREVRDQVVGVVGTGHIGRVFMNIMKGFGAKVIAYDVFRNPELEAAGVYVDTLEELLEQSDIISLHVPHIPGTNDHMIDADAIAHMKDDAVLVNVSRGALVDTDAVIAALDSGKLYGFVIDTYENEVGVFNADWRDTEFPDARLLNLINRENVYVTPHTAFYTTHAVREMVHQSFDAAVAFANGGEKEGNVVKY; encoded by the coding sequence ATGAAGATTTTTGCTTACGGTATTCGTAATGATGAGATTCCATACGTTGAAGCTTGGGAGCGAACTAACCCCGAGATCGAGGTAGGTTACACACAAGAACTTTTAGATCCTGAGACCGCTAAGTTGGCTGCAGGTGCAGACGCCGCAGTTGTCTATCAACAACTTGATTACACGCGTGAAACTTTGAGCGCTTTGGCAGCGGTCGGGGTGACAAACTTGTCATTGCGTAACGTTGGAACTGACAACATCGACTTCGATGCTGCACGTGAATTTAACTTCAATGTTTCAAATGTGCCCGTTTATTCACCAAATGCCATTGCTGAACATGCAGCCATTCAAGTGGCGGCTTTGCTAAGCCAAGCTAAGGTGATGGAGAACAAAATTCAATCACATGATTTACGTTGGGAACCAACGATTCGTCGTGAGGTCCGTGATCAAGTTGTGGGTGTTGTTGGAACTGGCCACATTGGACGTGTCTTCATGAACATCATGAAGGGATTTGGCGCTAAAGTTATTGCATATGACGTATTCCGTAACCCTGAGCTAGAAGCTGCAGGTGTGTATGTGGATACCCTAGAAGAACTATTAGAACAATCTGACATCATTTCATTGCATGTGCCACACATTCCTGGTACCAACGATCATATGATTGATGCTGATGCGATTGCGCACATGAAAGATGATGCCGTTTTGGTTAACGTCTCACGTGGTGCGCTAGTTGACACCGATGCAGTGATTGCGGCGTTAGATTCAGGTAAGTTGTACGGCTTTGTTATTGACACCTATGAAAATGAAGTTGGTGTTTTCAATGCCGATTGGCGTGACACTGAATTCCCAGATGCTCGTTTGCTAAATTTGATCAACCGTGAGAACGTATACGTTACCCCTCACACTGCTTTCTATACTACCCATGCTGTACGTGAGATGGTTCATCAATCATTTGATGCAGCTGTGGCTTTTGCTAACGGTGGTGAAAAAGAAGGAAACGTCGTTAAGTACTAA
- a CDS encoding ATP-dependent Clp protease proteolytic subunit has product MNPIPYVIEQSARGERSYDIYSRLLIDRIIMLTGPIDSAMAATVKAQLLFLDAQDPDKDIYMYIDSPGGEVIAGMSIYDTMNFIHADVQTIVVGLAASMASILASSGAKGKRSMLPHSQFLIHQPMGGTQGQETEMRIAYEQIQKTRQELAQVLAENTGKPLEEVNADIERDKWLSATDSLEYGLIDKVMTSSNDQN; this is encoded by the coding sequence ATGAATCCGATTCCATATGTCATTGAGCAGTCAGCCCGTGGGGAGCGCTCATATGACATCTACTCACGTTTATTGATCGACCGTATCATTATGTTGACTGGGCCAATTGACTCAGCTATGGCAGCTACCGTGAAGGCGCAGTTGTTGTTTTTGGATGCCCAAGATCCAGATAAGGACATCTATATGTACATTGATTCACCAGGTGGTGAAGTTATTGCAGGTATGTCAATCTACGATACGATGAACTTTATTCATGCGGACGTGCAAACGATTGTAGTTGGTTTGGCGGCTTCAATGGCGTCAATCTTGGCTTCATCAGGCGCCAAAGGTAAGCGTTCAATGTTGCCACACTCACAATTCTTGATTCACCAACCAATGGGTGGCACACAAGGTCAAGAAACAGAGATGCGGATTGCCTATGAACAAATCCAAAAGACGCGTCAAGAGTTAGCCCAAGTATTGGCCGAGAATACTGGTAAGCCTTTGGAAGAAGTAAATGCCGATATTGAACGAGACAAGTGGTTATCAGCCACGGATTCGTTAGAGTATGGGTTGATTGACAAGGTCATGACTTCATCTAATGATCAAAATTAA
- the whiA gene encoding DNA-binding protein WhiA has protein sequence MSFASEVKKELTMLEITKPENAKAELSALLRMNGALGLSNMHWTLNVQTENAATARRILSLLQQFFDVHAEISVRRQMKLKKNNLYVVRVMQGAEELLNQLHIFEDFEMSQTVSEKWLRNEGMKRSYLRGAFLAAGSVNNPDKSAYHLEIYSLYEEQVQQLAQFMNEFDLNAKLVERRSGYIVYLKEAEKIVDMLNLIGATLAMLKFEDIRVMRDMRNSVNRLVNAENANIEKTVTASQKQIQDIEFLDAEVGLNRLPEKLREIAEVRLTHRSEPLSELGQFVRSGEISKSGVNHRLRKISKLADDLRNGGQLPKNM, from the coding sequence ATGTCGTTTGCCAGTGAAGTCAAAAAAGAATTAACCATGCTTGAAATTACCAAGCCAGAAAACGCCAAGGCTGAATTATCCGCCTTATTACGGATGAATGGTGCGTTAGGGCTCAGTAACATGCATTGGACGCTGAATGTGCAGACCGAAAATGCAGCCACTGCTCGTCGAATTTTGTCTTTATTGCAACAGTTTTTTGATGTTCATGCCGAAATCAGTGTCCGGCGTCAAATGAAGTTAAAAAAGAATAATTTATATGTTGTTCGGGTCATGCAAGGGGCTGAGGAATTATTAAATCAACTTCATATCTTCGAAGATTTCGAAATGTCACAGACAGTTTCTGAAAAATGGTTACGTAACGAGGGTATGAAACGTTCCTATTTACGGGGCGCTTTTCTAGCAGCTGGGTCAGTAAATAATCCCGATAAGAGCGCATACCATTTGGAAATCTATTCGCTCTATGAAGAACAGGTACAGCAGTTAGCACAATTTATGAACGAATTCGACTTGAACGCTAAGCTAGTTGAACGTCGTTCGGGTTATATTGTTTATTTAAAAGAAGCTGAAAAGATTGTTGATATGCTGAATTTGATTGGTGCCACGCTAGCGATGTTAAAGTTTGAAGATATTCGGGTGATGCGTGATATGCGTAATTCCGTGAATCGCCTCGTAAATGCAGAGAATGCTAATATCGAAAAAACGGTGACTGCTAGTCAAAAGCAGATTCAAGATATTGAATTTTTAGATGCGGAAGTCGGTTTAAACCGGTTACCGGAAAAGTTGCGTGAAATCGCGGAAGTCCGGTTAACGCATCGTTCGGAACCACTATCAGAATTAGGACAATTTGTGCGTAGTGGTGAAATTTCTAAATCAGGTGTGAATCATCGGTTGCGCAAAATTTCAAAATTAGCCGATGATTTACGCAATGGTGGTCAACTACCAAAAAACATGTAA
- a CDS encoding gluconeogenesis factor YvcK family protein has translation MTYNYEIKDPRKIVVIGGGSGQPVILRGLKQYHVDLTAIITVADDGGSSGTLRDYLKMVPPGDIRNVLSVLSTVDQEFIDFFQYRFKEGDDFLTGHALGNLVIAAMSEKTGNIFPAIEYLSKILKVNGHVYPVVNEPLELHAKFTDGTELTGEAEITAIHKEIERVWVTAGQEQPPEASREVVNAILDADVVVLGPGSLYTSILPNIVVPNVASALRNTRAKVVYISNIMTQKGETDDFSDGDHLRVINQHAEGEIVDVVVMNSGIVPEEYIDWQHWNELSHQVRHDPDAIIEQGAVPITGDLLELRDDGAFHDANVLADLLMQIASDTKQN, from the coding sequence ATGACCTATAATTATGAAATAAAAGATCCCCGTAAAATTGTCGTTATTGGTGGCGGTTCAGGGCAACCTGTTATTTTGCGCGGACTAAAGCAGTATCATGTTGATCTCACAGCGATTATTACAGTAGCTGACGATGGGGGTTCATCAGGTACATTGCGTGATTATTTGAAGATGGTGCCACCTGGTGATATTCGCAATGTTTTGTCGGTCCTTTCAACGGTTGATCAGGAATTTATTGATTTTTTTCAATACCGGTTTAAAGAAGGTGACGATTTTTTGACTGGTCACGCATTGGGGAATCTGGTGATTGCCGCCATGTCTGAAAAAACAGGTAATATTTTCCCAGCAATCGAATACTTGTCAAAGATTCTGAAAGTGAATGGGCATGTGTATCCAGTGGTCAATGAGCCGCTAGAGTTGCATGCTAAGTTTACCGATGGCACAGAATTAACGGGTGAGGCTGAAATTACGGCCATTCATAAAGAAATCGAGCGTGTGTGGGTGACGGCCGGCCAGGAGCAGCCTCCAGAAGCTAGTCGCGAAGTAGTTAACGCCATTTTGGATGCAGATGTGGTTGTGCTTGGTCCGGGTAGTTTATACACAAGCATTTTGCCAAACATTGTCGTGCCCAATGTGGCGTCTGCATTACGTAATACACGAGCTAAAGTGGTCTACATTTCAAATATCATGACGCAAAAAGGTGAGACAGATGATTTTTCCGATGGTGATCATTTGCGTGTGATTAACCAACATGCTGAGGGGGAAATTGTTGACGTGGTCGTTATGAATAGTGGCATTGTGCCTGAGGAATATATTGATTGGCAACATTGGAACGAACTGTCACATCAAGTCCGGCACGATCCTGACGCCATTATTGAACAAGGGGCCGTGCCGATCACCGGTGATTTGTTGGAATTACGTGATGATGGTGCGTTTCACGATGCTAATGTTTTAGCCGATTTGTTAATGCAAATCGCTAGTGACACCAAACAAAATTAA